In Topomyia yanbarensis strain Yona2022 chromosome 2, ASM3024719v1, whole genome shotgun sequence, one DNA window encodes the following:
- the LOC131679898 gene encoding uncharacterized protein LOC131679898 codes for MPIKNHEFNSNIKQSPPVSTLTGEVPDTSDAPPAAVDTGPLEHQQGSTFNIPISIRFTHSPSISGQPDRNPENPPTQQSQTTGTTTASNAPHLAGPQSRRSPRLIPKMTPVSGKLSKQLHCNENRFRSPDIPAPGGPPGRTLSRETPTHQQQRVRRDLSPVPGCSWHPVRFRPSRKPVVTNRDTHFPVPALTGDVPPYSDAPPAAADAGGPGTSRVSSYQHSNRQEQFSATNSFSRNDRTADVWLTTRFRKRYQNLPATKRTKTTDTTPADPLFYLPRSLEGTYARPPINNCNKNYPLNTNKAHEADSFLSREKASSPAPALSADVPALTDEPSAAAGAGGPDHHRVSLTTPYSHQDQSYGSESFSGSPPRSANSVSMTNSTGSEYSTLAVQWNINGLRNNLGDLQNIIAGTEPLCLAIQETHLHTGVDPTPWFGNRYDWETARGDNNHQTIGLGIKVELLSVHLPLNTELIAVARRISTPIRCSIVSIYLPQGVTNIRSQLTSLINQVPAPFIVMGDLNAHHKAWGSDKCCHRGNEIVKLIEEIDAVILNDGSTTFIRGNASSALDVTFASSSIAGICGWSTSNDTAGSDHFPIVLRINRLQLKTTRRRRWLYENADWDAYDAAIQSHLVRDRTYSLVDLSETIVNAAKETIPRTSGVPPHRAVHWWNPEVAAAVKARRKALRTLQKTPPNHPLRDQRADNFRTLRNAARKTIQTAKETSWRNFVDGIHTDSSTTELWRRVNALSGKRRQNGYSLAVNNTTITDPEEIANKIGCHFETLSADKALPAAFAQKKSRLEASPTTFTPDSAATYNRPFTGAELAVALTNARGKSDGPDRIGYPMLRHLPPGGKRALLDSFNTIWERGSFPEEWKLAHVVPIPKKCQGTRAPSDFRPISLLSCTAKTLERMVNRRLTTWLEDEKLLDPRQFAFRKGFGTGAHLGSLGEVLDRARSEGIHADIAILDIAKAYNTVWREGVLQQLQRWGIQGNLGVFIQNFLTNRRFRVCIGGTLSDEFREANGVPQGSILAVTLFLVRMNSLFTALPGGVYVFVYADDIILVALGKTIPRTRISLQAAVNAVGRWALATGFNIAATKCAITHCCSTYHPANARPIRLNGTVIPFRKEPVVLGITLDRKLTMIPHFRRLKKDCQSRKRLVRTICAHHPKNNRRAALNVVRSLIHSRIFYGIEMTCRNLDGLSDILGPLYHGAVRLASGLLPSTPAEAACVEAGVLPCRWETARVAFRRALSFLEKTSGDECPLLTTASNLHQEFTSNDLPPIARLHRVRPRAWYDPGPNTDDSLARTIKVGDHPSSILVKYRQLINRRYSHHTKIFTDGSKANDGVGAGISGLGNGLSFRLPPSCSVFSAEAAAIAVGMIKRTTDTPTVILTDSLSVLRDVASGTSKHPFVQAIETLRDPLVTICWVPGHSGIKGNTDADRLALIGRRARTRLPNETPTIDIIREFNISLQNGFTNHWRSSRNHTQKIKGSADTWTDRDSQREQKRLSRLRVGHTRVTHAHTVSSEPVPVCASCNTRLTVEHLLCNCRELEDLRRQYGLTGSIRDTLSNDPVREEALLLFLKDAGLYDSI; via the coding sequence ATGCCAATCAAAAACCACGAATTCAACAGCAACATAAAACAAAGCCCGCCTGTGTCGACCCTGACCGGGGAAGTTCCGGATACGTCCGACGCACCCCCGGCGGCTGTTGACACAGGACCATTGGAGCACCAGCAGGGAAGTACCTTTAACATCCCCATTAGCATTCGATTTACGCATTCACCATCCATCTCAGGCCAACCAGACAGAAATCCAGAGAATCCACCAACACAGCAATCCCAAACGACGGGAACCACGACCGCCTCCAACGCCCCGCATCTTGCCGGGCCCCAGAGTAGGCGATCTCCCCGCCTGATCCCAAAAATGACACCAGTATCAGGAAAACTAAGCAAACAGCTCCACTGCAACGAGAACCGGTTCAGGTCTCCCGATATCCCCGCACCTGGCGGACCACCGGGAAGAACTCTCAGCCGGGAAACTCCTACTCACCAACAGCAACGAGTACGACGAGACCTCAGCCCGGTTCCCGGTTGCTCTTGGCATCCGGTACGTTTTAGACCATCCAGGAAACCAGTAGTCACCAATCGTGACACCCACTTCCCCGTGCCGGCCCTGACCGGGGACGTTCCGCCTTACAGCGATGCTCCCCCGGCGGCTGCTGATGCGGGAGGCCCGGGCACATCCCGGGTAAGTTCATATCAACATTCCAACCGACAAGAACAATTCAGCGCCACAAACTCTTTTTCAAGGAATGATCGAACCGCCGACGTTTGGTTGACCACACGCTTCAGAAAACGATACCAAAACCTACCCGCAACGAAACGCACAAAAACCACCGACACAACGCCTGCGGACCCCTTGTTCTACCTCCCGCGGTCATTGGAAGGGACGTACGCCAGGCCACCCATCAACAACTGCAACAAAAATTACCCCCTCAACACAAACAAAGCGCACGAAGCCGATAGCTTCCTGTCAAGGGAGAAAGCCTCTTCCCCTGCACCAGCCCTGTCCGCGGATGTACCGGCCCTCACCGACGAGCCTTCGGCGGCTGCTGGTGCAGGGGGCCCGGATCACCACCGGGTAAGTCTAACCACACCCTACTCCCACCAAGACCAGTCGTACGGCTCCGAATCATTTTCAGGTAGCCCACCGCGCAGTGCCAACAGCGTCTCAATGACCAACAGCACCGGCTCAGAATATTCCACGCTAGCCGTCCAGTGGAACATCAACGGCCTAAGGAACAACCTAGGGGACCTACAGAACATAATCGCCGGCACCGAACCACTTTGCCTCGCCATTCAGGAAACCCACTTGCACACCGGCGTTGACCCCACCCCATGGTTCGGAAACAGATACGATTGGGAGACGGCCAGAGGAGACAACAACCACCAAACCATCGGATTGGGCATCAAAGTGGAACTCCTGTCGGTGCACCTCCCCCTCAACACGGAACTAATAGCGGTCGCCAGGAGGATATCAACCCCCATCCGCTGCTCTATTGTATCCATCTACCTACCACAAGGGGTTACCAACATACGAAGCCAACTAACCAGCCTGATCAACCAGGTCCCCGCCCCATTCATCGTCATGGGGGACCTCAACGCCCACCATAAGGCCTGGGGCTCGGACAAGTGCTGCCACCGAGGTAACGAGATCGTCAAACTCATCGAGGAAATCGACGCCGTGATACTAAACGACGGTAGTACCACGTTCATCCGTGGTAACGCCTCCTCCGCCCTCGACGTCACCTTCGCCTCCAGTTCCATCGCTGGGATATGCGGCTGGTCCACGTCCAACGATACCGCCGGGAGTGACCACTTCCCCATCGTGCTACGCATAAATCGCCTCCAACTTAAAACCACCCGACGAAGACGTTGGCTATATGAAAACGCCGACTGGGATGCCTACGACGCTGCCATACAGTCCCACCTTGTTCGAGACCGTACGTACTCACTGGTCGACCTATCAGAAACTATCGTCAACGCAGCGAAAGAAACCATCCCCCGAACAAGCGGGGTACCACCACACCGTGCCGTGCACTGGTGGAATCCGGAAGTGGCCGCTGCCGTCAAAGCTCGCCGGAAAGCTCTCCGCACCTTACAAAAAACACCGCCCAATCACCCCCTTCGGGACCAAAGAGCGGACAACTTTAGAACGCTCCGAAACGCTGCGAGGAAAACAATCCAAACGGCTAAAGAAACCAGCTGGAGGAACTTCGTGGACGGTATCCACACGGACTCCTCAACCACGGAGCTGTGGAGACGGGTCAACGCGCTCAGTGGCAAACGTCGACAAAATGGCTACTCTTTAGCGGTCAACAACACCACCATCACTGACCCAGAGGAAATCGCGAACAAGATAGGCTGCCACTTCGAAACGTTATCCGCCGACAAAGCCCTGCCAGCCGCATTCGCTCAGAAAAAAAGCAGACTCGAAGCCTCCCCTACGACCTTCACGCCAGACTCCGCAGCCACCTACAACAGACCCTTTACCGGAGCGGAACTTGCCGTCGCTCTCACTAACGCACGAGGAAAGTCCGACGGCCCTGACAGGATTGGTTACCCGATGCTTAGGCATCTTCCGCCTGGAGGCAAAAGAGCCCTCCTAGACTCTTTTAACACTATCTGGGAACGCGGGTCCTTCCCAGAGGAATGGAAACTGGCCCACGTAGTCCCCATTCCTAAAAAATGCCAGGGTACCCGTGCCCCCAGCGACTTCAGGCCAATCAGCCTGCTGTCATGCACCGCTAAGACACTGGAGAGGATGGTAAACCGGCGACTGACTACGTGGCTGGAAGACGAGAAACTACTCGACCCACGCCAATTCGCTTTCCGGAAGGGATTCGGCACCGGGGCCCACCTGGGCTCGCTCGGCGAGGTACTAGACAGAGCAAGGTCCGAAGGCATCCACGCCGATATTGCCATACTCGACATAGCAAAAGCTTACAACACAGTCTGGCGCGAAGGCGTCCTTCAACAACTCCAACGATGGGGCATACAGGGGAACCTAGGCGTCTTCATCCAAAATTTCCTAACCAACCGCCGCTTCCGGGTATGCATAGGCGGCACACTCTCCGACGAATTCCGCGAGGCCAACGGAGTGCCACAAGGATCGATACTAGCCGTGACCCTCTTCTTAGTGAGGATGAATTCGCTCTTCACCGCGCTACCCGGGGGCGTCTATGTCTTCGTGTACGCGGACGACATCATATTGGTAGCTCTCGGGAAGACGATCCCGCGCACAAGAATTTCGCTGCAGGCCGCCGTCAACGCAGTCGGCCGATGGGCACTCGCCACCGGATTCAACATCGCCGCCACCAAGTGCGCCATTACACACTGCTGCAGCACATATCACCCAGCCAACGCTCGTCCAATCCGCCTCAACGGTACAGTAATTCCGTTCCGAAAGGAACCGGTCGTCCTCGGGATCACCCTCGACCGGAAACTGACAATGATACCTCACTTCCGGCGACTGAAAAAAGACTGCCAGAGCAGAAAGCGACTAGTCCGGACCATTTGCGCCCACCACCCCAAAAACAACCGCCGAGCAGCGCTTAACGTCGTGCGATCTCTTATCCACAGCAGAATCTTCTACGGGATCGAGATGACTTGCCGGAACCTAGACGGACTCTCCGACATCCTCGGGCCCTTATACCACGGAGCGGTGCGGCTAGCCTCCGGTCTACTACCGAGTACCCCGGCCGAAGCTGCCTGTGTAGAGGCAGGAGTTCTACCCTGCCGCTGGGAAACAGCCAGGGTGGCCTTCAGAAGAGCACTAAGCTTCCTGGAGAAAACTTCGGGCGACGAGTGCCCCCTTCTCACCACCGCCTCCAACCTGCACCAGGAGTTTACCAGCAACGACCTCCCACCCATCGCTCGTCTACACCGGGTGAGACCGCGGGCCTGGTACGACCCCGGACCCAACACCGACGACAGCCTTGCTCGCACTATAAAAGTTGGCGATCACCCCAGCAGCATACTAGTTAAATATAGACAGCTAATTAACCGAAGATATTCACATCACACTAAAATCTTCACCGACGGTTCCAAAGCGAACGACGGTGTAGGAGCGGGGATCAGCGGCTTGGGGAACGGGCTCTCCTTCCGCCTACCTCCCTCCTGCTCAGTTTTCTCAGCGGAAGCGGCCGCCATTGCAGTGGGAATGATAAAAAGAACCACCGATACACCGACGGTCATCTTGACAGACTCGCTCTCGGTCCTGAGGGACGTCGCTAGCGGGACCTCCAAACATCCCTTCGTTCAGGCCATCGAGACACTTCGAGACCCATTGGTTACAATCTGCTGGGTTCCTGGTCACAGCGGCATCAAGGGTAACACAGACGCCGACCGATTAGCCCTCATCGGCAGACGGGCCCGGACCCGGCTCCCTAATGAGACTCCAACCATAGACATCATCAGGGAATTCAACATCAGCTTGCAGAACGGATTCACCAACCACTGGCGGAGTTCTCGAAATCACACCCAAAAAATCAAAGGGTCAGCCGACACCTGGACCGACCGAGACAGCCAGAGGGAACAAAAAAGACTCTCCCGACTCCGCGTGGGGCACACACGAGTAACCCACGCACACACCGTGTCCAGCGAGCCCGTCCCAGTATGTGCCTCCTGCAACACCCGGCTCACCGTCGAACACCTGCTGTGCAACTGCCGAGAACTGGAGGACCTACGGCGTCAGTACGGCCTGACTGGTTCGATACGGGACACCCTATCCAACGACCCGGTTCGGGAGGAGGCACTCCTCCTCTTCCTAAAGGACGCCGGCCTATACGACAGCATctaa